The DNA window TTCGGCGTCGCTCCATTCGCCCATCGTTAAGTCGTCCCACTTATCCCTGTTGACCACAACTAACCCTGTCTTGCAGCGTTAGGGCAAGTTTGTCGGACAAACCCGAGACCCAGGCTTCATCCTGAGCGGTGTAGCTACGGGGAACATTGGCTCCGAGGATGATCACACCGCGATCGCCTAGGGGTTGGCAGATCACCCCTTGGGTATTGTCAGGCAAGTAGTTGAATTCAACCCGTCCAGGATAAAGATCCAGCTTCACCAAATACACTGGCTTCTGAGTGGTCATCACTCGTTGCACAATGGTTCCCGGCGTTACCTGGGGAACCGTTCCCAAAATACCCCGTCGCAGGATCGTGTGGCCGTCGTAGTAAACTACCAGCGATCGCGTCACGGTGTTGGTGAGCAGCAGATGGGATGCCCAGGCCAGCTCGGTTTTGATGTCGTCTGGCAAGGTGGGATCCAGCTCAAATCCTTCCTCTCCCACCAGCTCGACCGCATCGGGCGATCGCGGCTGCACGCGTTGCCACAAGAGGCCTGTTAAGATCAACACCGCACAGGCAATCACGCCCAGCACATCTGCCCTGGCCTGAGATTCTGTTAACACCGGAGTGACTAAGCGATTCACCATCAGCAGCGTGCCAGCCAAGCCACCCACCCAAATGGGTAGACGACGCAATACTAAGGTTTGATCCGGCTTCGTCATAATAATTGAAGAATGAGGTGGAAACTTTTTGGGGTAGGGTCACGGTTTCACCGCCCATTCCCATGACAAGTCCCCTACCATCATAATCGAAGTGGCAG is part of the Leptolyngbya sp. CCY15150 genome and encodes:
- a CDS encoding cofactor assembly of complex C subunit B, which encodes MTKPDQTLVLRRLPIWVGGLAGTLLMVNRLVTPVLTESQARADVLGVIACAVLILTGLLWQRVQPRSPDAVELVGEEGFELDPTLPDDIKTELAWASHLLLTNTVTRSLVVYYDGHTILRRGILGTVPQVTPGTIVQRVMTTQKPVYLVKLDLYPGRVEFNYLPDNTQGVICQPLGDRGVIILGANVPRSYTAQDEAWVSGLSDKLALTLQDRVSCGQQG